A genomic region of Fodinisporobacter ferrooxydans contains the following coding sequences:
- the ftsX gene encoding permease-like cell division protein FtsX, with product MKIRTIGRHVREGLKSLGRNGWMSFASISAMTVTLLILGVFLVLAINVNHISNSIESQVEVDVMVKNDVTGQALSDLQTTIQGFPHVQSVSFISKEQGLQILRQRLGQNADLLNGLDSQNPLPNKFIVKADNASYSDGIAADIQKLPQVDKVIYGKETVDKLLTFTKIVRNVGLAFVIGLMLTAMFLISNTIKITIFARRREIEIMKLVGATNGFIRWPFFVEGVMIGVFGALIPGALISIGYTYLVRHVNADYLAIFNLLPANPLVTQVLGVLIVIGIVVGMWGSILSVRRFLKV from the coding sequence ATGAAGATTAGAACAATAGGGCGGCATGTTCGGGAAGGATTAAAAAGCCTTGGCCGCAATGGATGGATGTCTTTTGCATCAATCAGTGCCATGACTGTAACGCTATTGATATTAGGTGTATTTTTGGTATTGGCGATTAATGTGAATCATATTTCAAATTCCATTGAAAGCCAGGTGGAAGTTGATGTCATGGTCAAAAATGATGTCACCGGACAAGCGCTGAGCGATTTGCAAACGACTATTCAAGGATTTCCGCATGTACAATCGGTCAGTTTTATATCGAAAGAACAGGGGCTGCAAATTTTGCGGCAGAGACTGGGGCAAAATGCGGATTTGTTAAATGGACTGGATTCACAAAATCCATTGCCGAACAAATTCATCGTAAAAGCAGATAATGCAAGCTACTCCGATGGGATTGCCGCTGACATTCAAAAACTGCCCCAGGTCGATAAAGTGATCTACGGTAAAGAAACAGTTGATAAGTTGTTGACATTTACGAAAATTGTTCGAAATGTCGGTCTTGCATTTGTGATCGGGCTCATGCTTACGGCGATGTTCCTGATATCCAATACAATCAAAATCACCATTTTTGCCAGACGCCGGGAAATTGAAATCATGAAATTGGTTGGTGCTACGAATGGATTTATACGCTGGCCGTTTTTTGTCGAAGGTGTCATGATCGGAGTATTTGGCGCACTGATTCCAGGCGCTTTGATCAGTATCGGATATACGTATTTGGTGCGGCATGTCAATGCAGATTACCTGGCCATCTTTAACTTGCTTCCGGCCAATCCGCTTGTTACGCAAGTTTTGGGAGTTTTGATCGTTATCGGGATTGTAGTCGGCATGTGGGGCAGCATTTTATCTGTCCGCCGTTTTTTAAAAGTCTAG
- the ftsE gene encoding cell division ATP-binding protein FtsE has protein sequence MIEMQDVWKKYPNGTNALQGVSVQINKGEFVYVVGPSGAGKSTFIKLMYREERPSKGQIFVNGFNIERLRESKIPIMRRQIGVVFQDYKLLTKLNAYENVAFAMEVIEAPRKVIVRRVKEALELVGLADKWNKLPTQLSGGEQQRVAVARALVNKPTVIIADEPTGNLDPETSWGIMRLFEEINNRGTTIVMATHNREIVNTMKKRVLAIENGQIVRDEQRGVYGYED, from the coding sequence ATGATTGAAATGCAAGATGTGTGGAAGAAATATCCGAATGGCACGAATGCATTGCAAGGCGTGAGTGTCCAGATCAATAAAGGGGAATTTGTGTATGTCGTCGGTCCGAGCGGCGCTGGCAAATCGACCTTTATTAAGCTGATGTATCGTGAAGAGCGCCCGTCCAAGGGACAAATTTTTGTGAATGGATTTAATATTGAACGCCTTCGGGAAAGCAAAATACCGATTATGCGCCGGCAAATCGGAGTTGTGTTTCAGGATTATAAATTGTTGACAAAATTGAATGCTTACGAAAATGTGGCATTTGCGATGGAAGTCATTGAAGCACCGCGTAAAGTAATCGTACGACGTGTCAAAGAAGCGTTGGAGCTGGTCGGTCTTGCAGATAAATGGAACAAATTGCCGACCCAATTATCCGGTGGAGAGCAGCAGCGGGTCGCTGTTGCACGCGCTCTTGTCAATAAGCCGACTGTCATTATTGCAGACGAGCCAACAGGCAATCTAGACCCGGAAACATCTTGGGGCATTATGCGTCTTTTTGAGGAAATCAACAACCGTGGGACTACGATTGTCATGGCCACACATAACAGAGAAATTGTCAATACGATGAAAAAACGTGTACTAGCAATCGAGAATGGTCAGATCGTGCGGGATGAACAACGGGGTGTTTACGGCTATGAAGATTAG
- a CDS encoding GntP family permease produces MQILLLVIGLGLLVWMTMRGINIIIAAIISTSFVALVSGENLAKALTDTYMKGFTGFFASWFILFLLGAIFGKVMEDTGAADGIATWIMKVLGPKGAVMATVLACAILTYGGVSLFIVGFSVYPLAVSLFRGANLPRRFIPAALVFGSISFTMTMPGSPEIQNLIPTKYFHTTPWAGSWIGILIALAIFAVGSLYLLRAINKAVAAGEHFEDRVTDAHMIEAAQLEMAAASATVTAAAGPSAPYGNVAEKRLPNVLVAIIPLIVVVVVLAVLSQHMDSTSAAMYSMSAGIISAWILMFNHVKRFWKALADGAQEAIVATSNTCAVVGFGSVAATTEGFKQVVTAVTHIPGPPLLGLGLAITLICGLTGSASGGLGIALPILAPIYTKMGLDPGAMHRISALASGGLDALPHNGYIVTTIRAICGETHKKAYGPVAMVSLVITTVAMFAAIALFSIF; encoded by the coding sequence ATGCAGATTTTGTTATTGGTCATCGGTCTGGGATTGTTGGTCTGGATGACGATGAGGGGCATCAATATCATTATTGCAGCGATTATATCCACGTCATTTGTTGCTTTGGTGTCAGGTGAAAACCTGGCCAAAGCACTTACAGACACGTATATGAAAGGGTTTACGGGATTTTTTGCTTCTTGGTTTATCTTGTTTCTCCTCGGTGCGATTTTCGGAAAAGTCATGGAGGACACCGGCGCTGCTGACGGCATTGCCACATGGATCATGAAAGTGCTAGGGCCAAAAGGAGCCGTCATGGCAACCGTTTTGGCATGTGCCATCTTGACATATGGCGGCGTATCGCTGTTTATCGTCGGATTCTCTGTATATCCTCTGGCTGTGTCGCTGTTTCGGGGCGCCAATCTGCCGCGTCGATTCATTCCGGCCGCGTTGGTATTCGGATCGATCTCTTTTACCATGACAATGCCGGGGTCGCCGGAGATCCAGAACTTGATCCCGACCAAGTATTTTCATACTACGCCTTGGGCTGGCTCGTGGATCGGCATACTGATTGCGTTGGCGATTTTTGCCGTCGGATCCCTTTATCTTCTGCGTGCCATCAATAAGGCTGTAGCGGCAGGGGAACATTTTGAAGATCGCGTGACAGACGCCCACATGATCGAAGCGGCACAATTGGAAATGGCTGCAGCATCCGCAACTGTTACAGCAGCCGCCGGACCATCCGCGCCATATGGAAATGTGGCGGAGAAACGCCTGCCGAATGTACTTGTTGCAATTATTCCGTTGATTGTCGTCGTCGTCGTATTGGCTGTATTATCGCAACACATGGATTCGACGTCAGCAGCCATGTATTCGATGAGTGCAGGCATCATATCTGCGTGGATTCTCATGTTTAATCATGTGAAGCGCTTCTGGAAAGCTCTCGCCGACGGTGCCCAGGAAGCGATCGTCGCCACATCCAATACGTGCGCGGTCGTCGGATTCGGGTCTGTGGCAGCGACAACGGAAGGATTTAAACAAGTGGTGACAGCAGTCACACATATTCCGGGACCTCCGCTTTTGGGACTCGGTCTTGCCATTACACTGATCTGCGGCCTGACGGGATCCGCTTCCGGCGGTCTTGGCATCGCATTGCCGATTCTCGCGCCTATTTATACCAAAATGGGGCTGGATCCTGGTGCGATGCATCGGATTTCCGCACTTGCTTCCGGAGGATTGGATGCGCTTCCACACAATGGATATATCGTAACGACCATTCGCGCCATTTGCGGCGAGACGCACAAGAAGGCATATGGCCCGGTAGCCATGGTCAGTTTGGTCATAACGACAGTTGCCATGTTTGCAGCGATTGCGTTGTTCTCGATATTTTAA
- a CDS encoding CoA-acylating methylmalonate-semialdehyde dehydrogenase has product MTATTSTQTLKNFIGGQWVPASSNREEVVPNPATGEPIAMVPISAKEDLDLAVAAARKAFKTWSKTPVPRRGRILFKYQQLLVEHWEELARLITLENGKNYDEAYGEVQRGIECVEFAAGAPTLMMGTQLPDIATGIESGMYRYPIGVVGGITPFNFPMMVPCWMFPLAIACGNTFVLKPSERTPILANRLAELFTEAGLPDGVFNIVHGAHDVVNGILEHVDIAGVSFVGSQPVAEYVYKTAAAHGKRVQALAGAKNHTIVMPDADLDLAVSNIMGAAYGSAGERCMACSVVVAVGDIADALVERLVQAADGLTIGNGLEKDVFLGPVIRESNKERTLKYIDIGENEGALLVRDGRKDAATSGAGYFVGPTIFDSVKPGMKIWQDEIFAPVLSVVRAKDLDEAIEIANQSEFANGACLFTDSAKAIRQFREEIDAGMLGVNLGVPAPMAFFPFSGWKKSFYGDLHVNGRDGIEFYTRRKMLTARY; this is encoded by the coding sequence ATGACAGCTACGACATCAACGCAAACACTGAAAAACTTTATCGGAGGACAATGGGTTCCTGCGTCGTCAAATCGGGAAGAAGTCGTACCGAATCCCGCTACAGGTGAACCGATCGCAATGGTGCCGATTTCCGCAAAAGAAGATTTGGATCTTGCGGTAGCAGCTGCCAGAAAAGCGTTCAAAACCTGGAGCAAAACGCCGGTGCCGCGGCGTGGGCGCATTCTATTTAAATATCAACAACTGTTGGTCGAACACTGGGAAGAGTTGGCGCGCCTGATTACTCTGGAGAATGGCAAAAATTACGATGAAGCATATGGAGAAGTGCAGCGGGGAATCGAATGTGTAGAATTTGCGGCAGGCGCACCGACATTGATGATGGGCACGCAACTTCCCGATATCGCGACAGGCATCGAGTCCGGCATGTACCGCTATCCGATCGGCGTCGTAGGCGGCATCACTCCGTTCAATTTTCCGATGATGGTACCTTGCTGGATGTTCCCGTTGGCGATTGCATGCGGCAATACGTTTGTATTGAAGCCGTCGGAGCGGACGCCGATTTTGGCCAATCGTCTGGCTGAACTGTTTACGGAAGCGGGATTGCCGGATGGAGTATTCAATATCGTGCACGGGGCTCACGATGTGGTGAACGGCATTTTGGAACATGTGGATATCGCAGGCGTTTCCTTTGTCGGTTCCCAACCGGTTGCCGAATATGTGTATAAGACAGCAGCAGCACATGGAAAACGCGTACAGGCTCTTGCCGGTGCAAAAAACCATACGATCGTAATGCCGGATGCGGATCTCGATCTCGCCGTTTCCAATATCATGGGTGCGGCATATGGTTCTGCAGGCGAGCGCTGCATGGCGTGCTCTGTCGTGGTGGCAGTAGGGGATATCGCAGATGCGTTGGTCGAACGGCTGGTGCAAGCGGCAGACGGGCTTACAATCGGCAACGGTCTGGAGAAAGATGTATTCTTGGGGCCGGTCATTCGGGAATCCAACAAGGAACGTACGCTGAAGTATATCGATATCGGCGAAAATGAAGGAGCGCTTCTGGTGCGTGACGGAAGAAAAGACGCTGCAACGTCCGGTGCAGGGTACTTTGTCGGCCCAACCATCTTTGACAGCGTCAAACCGGGTATGAAAATTTGGCAAGATGAAATTTTTGCTCCGGTACTTTCCGTCGTGCGTGCGAAAGATCTTGATGAAGCCATTGAAATTGCCAATCAGTCTGAATTTGCGAACGGCGCCTGCCTGTTTACGGATAGTGCAAAAGCGATTCGCCAATTCCGCGAAGAAATCGATGCAGGAATGCTTGGTGTGAATCTGGGAGTTCCGGCTCCGATGGCGTTTTTCCCATTCTCGGGTTGGAAAAAATCCTTTTATGGCGATCTTCACGTAAATGGACGCGACGGAATTGAATTTTATACGCGCAGAAAAATGCTGACAGCAAGATATTAA
- a CDS encoding iron-containing alcohol dehydrogenase, translated as MKTFAEFRVPQTVFYGRDSFSKVGEQAARLGNKVLLISDRIMEKIGNIERCQHFLKEAGIPYALYLDVNSEPTDVHVAESLAVFQQEQCDVIVAVGGGSCIDAAKAVAVLATNGGYIGDYMGGKTPIKKTPVPLVAVPTTAGTGSEATNVTVITNTAEDIKMMIKHPAFTAAVAIVDPILTISSPAHVTAATGVDALCHAVEAYISRLAQPLTDTLALSAIEAIGKNLRTAYQNGADIDAREQMALASMQAGMAFSNASVCLVHGMSRPIGAVFHVPHGVSNAMLLPAVLEFTKESCKEQLAVIGKLLRPDVAGGSTDELADVTIMEIKQLCRDLNIPNMKTWGIDQKIFAQAVSKMATDAIASGSPGNNPRVPSHEEIVQLYHICYDYDFSQNNTESAILNG; from the coding sequence ATGAAAACGTTTGCTGAATTTCGTGTGCCGCAAACTGTGTTTTACGGTCGGGACTCGTTTTCGAAAGTAGGGGAGCAAGCAGCCCGTTTGGGGAATAAAGTGCTGCTGATCAGTGACCGGATCATGGAGAAAATAGGGAACATCGAGCGCTGCCAACATTTTTTGAAGGAAGCCGGCATCCCATATGCTCTGTACCTGGATGTAAATTCGGAGCCGACAGATGTACATGTAGCCGAATCTCTTGCGGTATTCCAGCAGGAACAGTGTGACGTGATTGTGGCGGTAGGCGGCGGAAGCTGCATCGATGCTGCCAAAGCTGTGGCTGTTTTGGCGACAAATGGCGGCTATATTGGCGATTATATGGGCGGCAAGACACCGATCAAAAAAACTCCTGTTCCGTTGGTTGCCGTGCCGACGACAGCAGGTACGGGATCGGAAGCGACCAATGTAACCGTGATTACGAATACGGCAGAAGATATCAAAATGATGATCAAACATCCGGCATTCACTGCTGCTGTAGCTATCGTTGATCCCATTTTGACCATTTCGTCACCGGCGCATGTGACAGCAGCCACCGGCGTCGATGCACTCTGTCATGCCGTCGAGGCGTATATCTCGCGACTCGCCCAGCCGCTGACAGATACGTTGGCACTTTCAGCGATTGAGGCGATTGGCAAAAATCTCCGAACTGCCTATCAAAATGGCGCAGACATCGACGCAAGAGAACAGATGGCGCTTGCTTCCATGCAGGCGGGAATGGCGTTTTCAAATGCGTCAGTCTGTCTGGTGCACGGGATGTCGCGGCCCATCGGCGCTGTCTTTCATGTGCCCCACGGAGTCTCCAATGCGATGCTGCTGCCGGCTGTCCTGGAGTTTACGAAAGAATCCTGCAAAGAACAGCTTGCTGTCATTGGGAAATTGCTACGACCGGATGTGGCGGGGGGTTCGACAGATGAATTGGCAGATGTAACGATTATGGAGATTAAGCAGCTGTGCCGGGATTTAAACATACCGAACATGAAAACATGGGGCATCGATCAAAAAATATTTGCACAAGCTGTTTCGAAGATGGCGACAGATGCAATCGCCAGCGGAAGTCCGGGAAACAATCCGCGCGTGCCTTCACATGAGGAGATTGTGCAGCTCTATCATATTTGTTATGACTACGATTTCAGCCAAAACAATACGGAATCTGCCATTTTGAACGGATAG
- a CDS encoding sigma-54-dependent Fis family transcriptional regulator: protein MSEHLIKQTETVDQKILNQETVKNWMTKHPFTVRPEDTLAHALKLLSDHHIDGLPVIDGQRRVIGLLTKSHIMKCYLNQTRLETQISTVMSQSVVTIYQGQTLTEAYEIPVGRLPVVDEHGMLVGILTRTDILQVYSRYLHRMKESEYTAEALSAVLESAYEGIVVCDADGVICEFNQAYCSFLGKSRDNVLGKHVTEIIENTRLHIVAKTGVPERGFIQRIQGQDMVVHRIPVWKEGTIIGAIGMLIFEGVTELYKILERMQHLSRQVSEKQLMPDSKSFHATNKQSTFEQIIGNSQEISDVKRIARKAAGTPATVLITGESGTGKEMFAKAIHYASAYAEGPFISMNCAAIPEQLLEAELFGYEDGAFTGARKGGKPGKFELADKGTLFLDEIGDMPLTMQSKILRVLQEREVERVGGITKQRVDVRIIAATNRNLEEMVKTGSFREDLFYRLNIIRLNIPALRDRKPDIPMLLSFHLESTCKTYGLQRKTFTQETISMMMEYEWPGNVRELINTVEMLVTLVEGQYIFPHDLPSHFWSKKQHVSDGEPVFHLPSDVGHVRLDQVKSSVIRRERDVILQILAEVKWNKAAAARALGIHRSTLYEKLKKYGIT, encoded by the coding sequence ATGTCTGAGCACTTGATCAAGCAAACCGAAACCGTGGATCAAAAAATCCTGAATCAAGAGACGGTCAAAAATTGGATGACCAAGCATCCTTTCACGGTTCGCCCGGAAGATACACTGGCGCATGCATTGAAATTATTATCGGACCATCACATCGATGGACTGCCGGTCATTGATGGACAACGTCGCGTGATTGGGCTGCTTACCAAGTCGCATATTATGAAATGCTATCTGAATCAGACTCGTCTGGAAACACAGATCAGTACAGTCATGAGCCAATCGGTCGTTACGATTTATCAGGGCCAGACACTGACGGAAGCGTATGAGATACCGGTTGGCCGTTTGCCTGTGGTCGATGAACATGGCATGCTGGTGGGAATTTTGACCCGAACGGATATTCTGCAAGTGTATTCCCGGTATCTGCACCGCATGAAGGAATCCGAATATACGGCAGAGGCTCTTTCCGCCGTACTGGAAAGCGCTTACGAAGGCATCGTGGTTTGTGATGCGGATGGTGTCATTTGTGAATTCAATCAGGCGTATTGCAGCTTTTTGGGAAAAAGCAGAGATAATGTGTTAGGGAAGCATGTCACGGAAATTATTGAAAATACCAGACTGCATATCGTCGCCAAGACAGGTGTCCCGGAACGCGGATTTATTCAACGGATACAGGGGCAAGACATGGTGGTGCACCGGATTCCCGTGTGGAAGGAAGGGACGATTATTGGCGCCATCGGAATGTTGATATTCGAGGGCGTTACGGAGCTGTACAAAATTCTTGAACGGATGCAGCATTTATCCAGACAAGTGAGCGAAAAACAACTTATGCCCGATTCGAAATCTTTTCATGCAACAAATAAACAGTCAACATTTGAACAAATTATTGGCAACAGCCAAGAGATATCGGATGTGAAACGGATTGCACGCAAAGCTGCCGGTACGCCGGCAACTGTTTTAATTACAGGCGAAAGCGGAACAGGGAAGGAAATGTTTGCAAAAGCGATTCATTATGCAAGTGCATACGCAGAAGGGCCCTTTATCAGCATGAATTGTGCAGCCATTCCGGAGCAATTGCTTGAGGCGGAGTTATTCGGCTATGAAGATGGTGCTTTTACCGGTGCGAGAAAAGGCGGGAAACCTGGAAAATTCGAGTTGGCCGACAAAGGCACATTGTTTCTTGATGAAATTGGCGATATGCCATTAACGATGCAATCAAAAATTTTGCGAGTCTTGCAAGAACGAGAAGTTGAAAGGGTGGGGGGCATTACCAAGCAGCGCGTGGATGTGCGAATCATCGCAGCTACCAATCGCAACCTGGAGGAAATGGTCAAGACAGGTTCTTTCCGTGAAGATCTATTCTATCGCTTGAATATTATTCGGCTGAATATACCGGCACTCCGCGATCGAAAGCCGGATATACCGATGCTGCTCTCCTTTCATTTGGAATCGACTTGCAAAACATACGGATTGCAGCGAAAAACGTTCACACAAGAAACGATTTCCATGATGATGGAATATGAATGGCCGGGAAATGTTCGTGAACTGATCAATACGGTAGAAATGCTTGTGACTCTGGTGGAAGGCCAATATATTTTTCCACATGACTTGCCTTCTCACTTTTGGTCAAAAAAGCAACATGTATCCGATGGCGAACCAGTTTTTCATTTGCCGTCAGATGTCGGGCATGTACGATTGGATCAAGTGAAGTCAAGCGTGATAAGGCGAGAAAGGGATGTCATTCTGCAGATCCTTGCGGAAGTGAAATGGAACAAAGCGGCTGCTGCCAGAGCATTGGGCATCCATCGCTCTACATTGTATGAGAAACTGAAAAAATACGGGATTACGTAA